In the Mesorhizobium sp. M1D.F.Ca.ET.043.01.1.1 genome, ACAAGATATCAGGCGTTCTTGTCTGGGCTGAACTATGCTTGCAAGCCATAACCCAAAAATCGCCGATCCCTTTGAATTCGAGCCGGATGAATGGGTGTTTCAAAATTTTTGGCGGTTTTAGGCAGAACCCTCCGATGGCCCGCGTACCGGTCAAGCTTCGTGAGCACTTTAGGTTCGTCGATCAGGCATAGGTTTGTATCCCATGCCACATGCTGGCCGTTTGCCTAGTTCGGAAGCCCTCGAGAGGCGTTGCTCGTCTTGGTATGGCGTCGCCCCTTTTTCCGATCCATCGGCCACGGAGCTAGAATGCTGTCTAGCTGTTGCCGCCTACTTGGTCATCCGGCATGGAGATGCCTATATACCGACCTTCGAAAGGCTGGAATACGAGGTCGAACAAATGCGGCGGAAGCTCGGAAATCGCGAGCGAGCGCAGCGCGTGCTGGCCACGCTCAACCTAAATGGCTCGGACAGCTGGAGCCGTGAGGTTGGTTCTCAAGGCCTGGATGGCGCCGCAATCACATTCGCCCGGGCGGGGTAAAAGCGATTTTTTGAAGCCACTCGCGCTTTTGCGCTAACGAAGGTCCCGCGCCGTATTTGGGCCGGATCCATTTGTGGCCCATCAGAGAAGCAATTACCTTCTCCGGCGCCTCAACTGCCGTCAGCCGGTCCTCGAAAGTGTGTCGCAGGCTATAAAGACTATGCTCGGAAGTCGGCAGAAGTTCCTTGCTGGCGAGCACCTTGTTGACGAGCGCTGAAAGTGACGCGGCCTTGTCGCGATAACGAGGAAAGCCGTCCGGATGGAGCTTGATGGCTGCAAGTGCGCCGCCAACCAAGGGAATGTCACGGGCTGAATGACCGGTCTTCAAGCGACGGCCATTGGGGCGCACCCGCACATGCGGGATTTCTTGATCGAGGTGGATTGTTTCGGTGGTGAGGTTTGCCGCTTCAGAAAGCCTGAGTCCGGTATCGGCAATCACATAGATTAGATGGCGGGCTTCGTCATTGAGTCCGTCGAGCGCGCCTTCAGCGAGTATCTTCTCCTGAATGAACTCCGCTGTGAACGCAGCGCGTTGCCCGGGGACGGCGCCGGAAAGACGCAGGTTTCGAAAAACCGGCTCCAGCTTGAGCTGGTGAGTCAGATCGACGACGCGCAGCATTTTCGAAACATGGCCGATGTCCTTGTTGGCCGTACCGATATCAAGTCCATCCTCAACGATCCGCTTTTGCCACCACTCGCGGAACGCGATTGCGTCGTCCCGAGTGAGGCTTGCGATCTCCTTGTCGCCAATGACTCCAACCAGATTGGCAACTGCGCGCTTTTTGGGGTTACGCCATTTCTTGATTTGGTTAGGCGACATGGTCAGCAAGTTCTGTTGCTCGATCGTCTCGAATTCCTTGATAAGACCGCTCAGGCGGACCGCTGGCCGCTTCTCCCCACCCATGACGGCCGAGACGTCCTGCGCGTCCTCGATCGATTTTTTGTCGAGGAGCAGCTTGATACGGGCCATGAGTTCGTCGAGCGGCCCCGCTGCTAGTTCCTCGTTAGAGCGATAGGCCAATCCAAATGACCGCGCGCGCTTCCTCGCGGCTTCGAAACGCAGCCCCGCCTCGGCGGATTGGCCTTCCCGCAGTCTACGCCAATACGCCTCCAGCCCCGCGCCGAGGCTTTGCACTGCATCTCGCGCCCGTACACCGCGGGGATCGTCAGCCACGGCGACGCCCGTGGAAATGCGTACTAGGCAGCGGCGATCAAACGCCGCGAATTCCTTCGGCACCCTGCGGACGAGATACCAGATGCCTTCACGTTTATGCGGCTTTGGCGCTGCGGAACGTCGCATTATCTTTCTCTAATGTTACACAGTTTGTTACACAGTCTAAGATAAGTTTCGCTTCGCGCTGGTCAAGCGCAACAAGGAAGCTTTTGAAAGGAAACGATTATTATGGAAGCTAAATGGCGGAGAGGGAGGGATTCGAACCCCCGATACCCTTGCGAGTATGCCGCATTTCGAGTGCGGTGCATTCGACCACTCTGCCACCTCTCCGCGAGGTCATGGTCGGCCGTTGCCGGCGCGGCGCACTAGATAACGGCTGACCGCCGCAGTTACAAGGCCCTATTCGACCGATTTCCCGCTTCTTGAAAAGGCCTCGGCGGGGCGAGCGCGACCTTTGCCGGCAACGCGGGCCGCGGCCTCCTCCAACAGCGCGGTCCGCTTGCCTTGACTTCCGCGCAACCTTCGGTTAGGGACAGCCCGCATTCGGCGTGGGGGCTTCTCCGCGCCGCTTGTTTTTTGAACCCGCAGACTGACAAAAAGACGGCCGAACTGCTCGAGGCGGTTCATCGAGGCCGACCGAACAGCGAAAGGCAAAAAATGTTCGCAGTCATCAAAACGGGCGGCAAGCAGTATCGCGTCGCCGCCAACGATCTCCTGAAGATCGAGAAAGTCGAAGCCAAGGTCGGCGACATTGTCGAGATCGGCAATGTGCTCGCGCATGGCGAGGGCGAGAATGTCACCTTCGGCGCGCCGTTCGTCGATGGCGCCATGGTCACGGCGGAAGTCGTCGAGCAGGGCAAGAACCGCACCGTCATCGCTTTCAAGAAGCGCCGCCGCCAGAATTCGCGCCGCAAGATCGGCCACCGCCAGCTTCTGACCACCGTCAAGATCTCCGAGATCCTGCTGGGTGGCGCCAAGCCGTCGAAGAAGGCCGCTGCCAAGCCGGAAGCCAAGGTGGAAGTCGCCGCCGAGGCGAAGGCGGAGGCCGCCCCGAAGGAGGCCAAGGCCAAGAAGGAAGCCAAGGCGGAAGTTCCTGCGAAGGAAGAGGTCAAGGCCGAAACCGCCGCCGCGCCGCTGTTCAAGGCGCCGAAGGGCGAGCCGGATGACCTCACCGTGATCAAGGGCATCGGCCCGGTCGCGGCGAAGGATCTCGCCGAACAGGGCATCGTCACCTTCGCCCAGCTCGCCAAGCTCACCGACAAGGATGTCGCCAAGATCGACGAGCACATGCCGTTCAGCACCGACCAGATCAAGGACTGGCGCGAGCAGGCCAAGGAACTGGCGAAGAAGAAGTAAGACGGGCCGGCGACAATCGTCGCCGGTGCGGACTTGAAACGGAACGCGAACGCGTTCATAAGACAATTCAAGCGCCCTCGGGCGCATCGGAGTTAGTTAGATGGCACACAAGAAAGCTGGCGGTTCGTCGCGCAACGGTCGCGATTCGCACTCCAAGCGTCTCGGCGTGAAGAAGTTCGGCGGCGAAGCCGTCGTCGCCGGCAACATCATCATTCGTCAGCGCGGCACGCAATGGCATCCGGGCACCAACGTTGGCATG is a window encoding:
- a CDS encoding 50S ribosomal protein L21, with amino-acid sequence MFAVIKTGGKQYRVAANDLLKIEKVEAKVGDIVEIGNVLAHGEGENVTFGAPFVDGAMVTAEVVEQGKNRTVIAFKKRRRQNSRRKIGHRQLLTTVKISEILLGGAKPSKKAAAKPEAKVEVAAEAKAEAAPKEAKAKKEAKAEVPAKEEVKAETAAAPLFKAPKGEPDDLTVIKGIGPVAAKDLAEQGIVTFAQLAKLTDKDVAKIDEHMPFSTDQIKDWREQAKELAKKK
- a CDS encoding integrase, which gives rise to MRRSAAPKPHKREGIWYLVRRVPKEFAAFDRRCLVRISTGVAVADDPRGVRARDAVQSLGAGLEAYWRRLREGQSAEAGLRFEAARKRARSFGLAYRSNEELAAGPLDELMARIKLLLDKKSIEDAQDVSAVMGGEKRPAVRLSGLIKEFETIEQQNLLTMSPNQIKKWRNPKKRAVANLVGVIGDKEIASLTRDDAIAFREWWQKRIVEDGLDIGTANKDIGHVSKMLRVVDLTHQLKLEPVFRNLRLSGAVPGQRAAFTAEFIQEKILAEGALDGLNDEARHLIYVIADTGLRLSEAANLTTETIHLDQEIPHVRVRPNGRRLKTGHSARDIPLVGGALAAIKLHPDGFPRYRDKAASLSALVNKVLASKELLPTSEHSLYSLRHTFEDRLTAVEAPEKVIASLMGHKWIRPKYGAGPSLAQKREWLQKIAFTPPGRM
- the rpmA gene encoding 50S ribosomal protein L27; translation: MAHKKAGGSSRNGRDSHSKRLGVKKFGGEAVVAGNIIIRQRGTQWHPGTNVGMGTDHTLFALEAGAVAFNKKANGRTYVSVNPITKAAE